The following DNA comes from Photobacterium sp. DA100.
TTTGTTGTACTCGCGGGTGATGTCTTCAATCACCGGCTGGTTATTCTCAACACGGATGTGCTTGAACAACTGTTCGGAAAGCCCCAGCTTCTGAGACAGCAGGTACATGATTTCGTGGTCAGGTTTGGATTCGAACAAAGGTTCGATCACCTGATCGCGCCACTGAATTGAGCGGTTGGTCGCGGTTACCGATCCGGTTGTTTCGAACTGCGTCGTTGCCGGTAGCAGGTAAACATTGTCCTTGCGGTTGTTCATTACCGCGGCAACCCCTGGATACGGATCAACAATCACCATCATATCCAGTTTTTCCATCGCCTTACGCATTTCGGTACCACGGGTTTGCGAGTTCACCGCATGGCCCCAGTAGAACATGGCGCGGATGTTGTCGTTCTGCTCGATGTTGGCTTTGTCTTCAAGCACGCCATCAATCCAGCGCGAAACAGGAATACCGGCATTGTTCATTGGTTTCTTGCCACGGTATTCAGCCTGGTCAAAGCGACCCTTCAACCATTCGTAGTCCACATCCCATACTTTCGCCCAGTGCTTCCAAGCACCTTCAGAAAGACCGTAGTAACCCGGCAAGTTGTCAGAAAGCACGCCAAAGTCCGTTGCCCCCTGAACGTTATCGTGACCACGGAAAATATTGGCACCGCCACCCGATTTACCCATGTTGCCAAGGGCTAGCTCAAGGATACAGTAGGCACGGGTGTTGTTATTACCTGTGGTATGCTGGGTTCCCCCCATACACCAAACCACACAGCCTGGGCGGTTTTCGGAGAGCAGTTTCGCGGTCTGGTATACATCCGCTTCCGCGACGCCACTTACACGCTCGACTTCTGCTGGTGTCCATTTCGCCACCTCGGCGCGAACTTCATCCATCCCCCAAACGCGCTGGCGAATGAATTCTTTGTCTTCCCAGCCATTTTTGAAGATGTGGTATAGCACCCCCCAAATGAAGGCAACGTCAGAACCCGGACGCAAGGATACATAGTGATCTGATTTTGCCGCCGTACGGGTACGGCGCGGATCAGCCACCACAATCTTACAGCTGTTGCGCTCTTTGGCGATCAGGATATGCTGCATTGCAACCGGGTGTGCTTCGGCTGGGTTAGAGCCAATAAACAGAATCGACTTACAGTTGTGCATGTCGTTAAGCGAGTTGGTCATCGCCCCGTAGCCCCAGGTGTTTGCTACACCGGCAACTGTGGTCGAGTGACAGATACGGGCCTGGTGATCAACATTGTTCGTTCCCCAAAGCGAAACCATCTTGCGAAACAGGTAAGCCTGCTCGTTGTTGTGCTTCGCCGAACCAAGCCAGTAAACAGAGTCCGGACCCGATTCTTGGCGGATCTTCATCACTTGCTGGCTCACTTCGTTGAGCGCCTGTTCCCAGCTCAGTTTTTTCCATTTGCCATCGACCAGCTTCATCGGGTATTTAATGCGGCGCTCACCATGACCGTGTTCACGCAGTGCCGCACCTTTCGCACAGTGGCCACCAGCATTGAATGGGTGATCGAAAGCTGGCTCCTGGCCGGTCCACACACCTTCCTGCACTTCAGCGTAAATGCCACAGCCAACAGAGCAGTGGGAGCAGATAGTACGCTTCACTTCTACCGGCGCCTTAGGATCAACCTCCTTGGCTTCGGCTTTTTTCATCATACCCGGCGCAAACAAGCTCGCGCCGGCCATTCCACCAGCAGCCGCCAGTGAAGAGTTACGAATAAAGGAACGACGCGAAATACCCAGCTGGTTTTCGTCCTTGCTTACGTTGTCGGAACGTTTTGTCAGTTTCATTTATGGCTCCGCCTTACAAGGTTTCGTAGTAATCGCGAACATGTTGGGTTTCGCGATAGCCAGTTGTATTGTCATTTTTATTGTTTTCAGGCTGTTCAACCTTTGCCTGAACCGCCGTTGCCGTACCCGCAATAACGGTACCAGCAGCCACACTCAAACCAATATTTTTCAATAGCTGGCGACGGCTCTGATTAGGTTTATTCTGCTCACTCATAAAAGCTTGCTCCTTTATCGTGTTTCCAAATCCGAATTCCTCGCTTTGGAAATCAATTTTTTTGCTAAGTTTTTCGTAATAATAACGACGGTCAACTTTTCCTCAGCGACATCCTGAGCACCCTCATTCGAAGCTGGTAGCGGTTACGTCGTCACTCAAAATGAAAATTAGGTAAAGTCTAGTTCACCTCTACCAATCGTGTTTTTTCGACCAGAAGGAACTGCAAAGCAAGCTCGGCAACCGCGCTATAAAACACTGCACTGCTAGCCACTTTAAGATCCTTGCACAGCCGCTCAAACCAAGTAGCGATATGACGGTTGAAAAAGACTTGCTGCAGATGCTTGTCTCCTCCCTCCACCAGCATCGCCATCACTTCGAGCAAGGCTGCGATATGATCTTCCGGCTCTTTTACGCTTTCATCGCGCTGAAAACCTAGTTGGGCGAGATCACGGCGAAGATGGGCCAGAGGCATTTCCATCATTGAACCGGTCAGATACCATGATCCGAAAGGCACGATTTCTCCGCGACCAATGCCAATGAACAAGTCTTGATACTCTTCTTCAACCGCCAACACCGATGTCGTCTGAGCAGCTAATTTCACAACAGGCCAAGCAGCTGCCATGGTATTTTGGCTTCCAGCATGTTGATTCGCTTCCACATCCAACGCAGAAAACCAATCCAAAACGGTTTGGTCCGGTGCCTTGCGAAACAGATGGGCCAGCAAACCATAGATTTCTACGCGCAGTGCAGATTCTTCTTGACGAGTTTGTAGTACTGATTCCATTTGCTATTCCTACACGTTTAACTGACTTTCAGGATCATCGACGATCGTCGAGAAAATATCGCGAACACGACAGTCTTCGCACATATTCAGACGACGAATCGCCTCTCCCTGAAAATGTGAGTGGTTTTGCAGCTTTTCAGTCAACATCTTCACCATAGAAGCCGGTGCAAACGGTTTACCGCAACTGGTACAGCACGCCGCTTCCTCTTCGTGCAGAACTTGTGCTTCTTGACGAACCTGAGCATTCCAAGTTACTCCCGGATTCAGAGTAATGGCTTTTTCAGGGCATGCCTTTTCACACATACCGCATTGCACACAATCTTGCTCAATAAACAGCAAGCCGGGACGCTCACCAATGGCATGTAGAGCTCGTGTCGGACAGACAGACACACATCCCATGCAAAGGGTGCAATCCTCAGCCCGGCAATCAACCGAACCATAAGGTGCATTTTCTGCAACCGCAGAGTGTGCAGGTTTCACACTGGCCTGTTCATACAGAGCATCAAGAGCAGTAAACAACTTTTCGCGTTTACTCCCTTCAAGGGGAGCTGCAATATTCAATAGAGCAGCATCAAAACCGGTAAAGGTTTTCGCCTCTGCAAAATCAAACAAAGTAATACGCTCAACCTCATAACCCATTTCAGCCAAAAACGACTGAGCGATTGCAAGCTCATTGCGAAGCACACGATCGATAGTGTCAGGAATATAAGAGGTATGGGTTGCCAAAAGCACCTGATGAGCACCGTAAGCCAGGGCACTAAACCAAGTATCAATCCCAACTGTCGCTAACTCTTCCAACGCAACAGGAATGACTGACTCAGGAAGCTCTGCAAGGGTTTCGTTAACCGTTGCTTGGTCTCGATTGCCATAGAAAAGCAGCGTTGGCGATTCACCACCCGCTTTTCGGTAGTTTTCCAGTAATCGATAAACAAAGTGCTGAGTGTTGGCCGGATCAGGTAGCGCATAAGAAATGGCTTCTGTCGGACACGCAGTGGCACAAGTTCCCACGCCTTGGCAAAGGTATGGGTTTATTTCTATGCGATCACCGGTACTTGACAGTGCACCAGCGGGACACGCATCAACGCAACGTTCACACCCAGTTACACCTCGTGAAGAGTGTGCACAACGTTCAGGATCCAAACGGAAATACTTCGGCTTATCAAATGTGCCAATCATCGCAGGGAGATCATCAACCACATTAGCCAGTTTTGCTCTACCCGTGCCAACGGCATAATAACCAGGTGCACAAATCTCAACGTCAGATAAACCGGTTTCCGTCATATCCACGATCAAATCAAAGCACTCTTGGCCAATGGCCACTTTTGCCAGATTCACTGTCGTCAACATGCTCTCTACATCACAAGACACTTCAAATGCGCCCAAGTAACCTTTGACGGTCACTTTAGAAGCAAAATAAAGATTGTCTCGCTTGTCACTGTTATCTGCTTTCGTTGTGGCAAGCAGGGTTACCGACTTTAACGAAGCAAACTGCGCTTCAAGCGTTGTAATGACTTCTTCTGCGCCAACGAGCAACACATTCCCCCGGCTTTCATAAGAAACCGTTGGTGGAATTAGATTGGAAAGCTCAACGGTGCCATTGATAGCGGCCAGTCTTGCTTTTCCATTTTGCTCATCGTAAGCAGAAAGTGCTTTTAGTGTACTATTTAACATTATTATTCCTGTCTACTCGTCACCGTTAGTCAGTGGCGATTGAAACGCTATGTTTAGAAAAGATTTTTCTTAACGCTGCGCTTCATACTCATTACTAGAGCAATAACCGATCCAACTTTTCACGGAATAAAATGACTTATAGGGAGCCATAATCTCTTTGGGACACATTGACCAAGCCCAAAAGCGACAATTTGTCCCACTACCTGGAAGCTATTGCGCCAAAATGTCCCGATCATTTTTAAGGGTATTTTTCCCTTTTTGTCTCAGTTGCTTATATTTCGCTCATCGAATGATGGCTGACTGACTTTCAATTTTTTATGACGTTGCCATTGGTCCATCAACGACATAGGCAAATTTAACTTATCCTTCTTGCGAACCTTTGTTGGCCCTTTTAACCAATTTGCCATCAGAAAATGCCCCAGCTCCTGTTAAAGCTTCGGGTTCTTCTTTCACCATTTCAGTAGGGATGGT
Coding sequences within:
- a CDS encoding 4Fe-4S binding protein, with the protein product MLNSTLKALSAYDEQNGKARLAAINGTVELSNLIPPTVSYESRGNVLLVGAEEVITTLEAQFASLKSVTLLATTKADNSDKRDNLYFASKVTVKGYLGAFEVSCDVESMLTTVNLAKVAIGQECFDLIVDMTETGLSDVEICAPGYYAVGTGRAKLANVVDDLPAMIGTFDKPKYFRLDPERCAHSSRGVTGCERCVDACPAGALSSTGDRIEINPYLCQGVGTCATACPTEAISYALPDPANTQHFVYRLLENYRKAGGESPTLLFYGNRDQATVNETLAELPESVIPVALEELATVGIDTWFSALAYGAHQVLLATHTSYIPDTIDRVLRNELAIAQSFLAEMGYEVERITLFDFAEAKTFTGFDAALLNIAAPLEGSKREKLFTALDALYEQASVKPAHSAVAENAPYGSVDCRAEDCTLCMGCVSVCPTRALHAIGERPGLLFIEQDCVQCGMCEKACPEKAITLNPGVTWNAQVRQEAQVLHEEEAACCTSCGKPFAPASMVKMLTEKLQNHSHFQGEAIRRLNMCEDCRVRDIFSTIVDDPESQLNV
- a CDS encoding formate dehydrogenase subunit alpha, whose protein sequence is MKLTKRSDNVSKDENQLGISRRSFIRNSSLAAAGGMAGASLFAPGMMKKAEAKEVDPKAPVEVKRTICSHCSVGCGIYAEVQEGVWTGQEPAFDHPFNAGGHCAKGAALREHGHGERRIKYPMKLVDGKWKKLSWEQALNEVSQQVMKIRQESGPDSVYWLGSAKHNNEQAYLFRKMVSLWGTNNVDHQARICHSTTVAGVANTWGYGAMTNSLNDMHNCKSILFIGSNPAEAHPVAMQHILIAKERNSCKIVVADPRRTRTAAKSDHYVSLRPGSDVAFIWGVLYHIFKNGWEDKEFIRQRVWGMDEVRAEVAKWTPAEVERVSGVAEADVYQTAKLLSENRPGCVVWCMGGTQHTTGNNNTRAYCILELALGNMGKSGGGANIFRGHDNVQGATDFGVLSDNLPGYYGLSEGAWKHWAKVWDVDYEWLKGRFDQAEYRGKKPMNNAGIPVSRWIDGVLEDKANIEQNDNIRAMFYWGHAVNSQTRGTEMRKAMEKLDMMVIVDPYPGVAAVMNNRKDNVYLLPATTQFETTGSVTATNRSIQWRDQVIEPLFESKPDHEIMYLLSQKLGLSEQLFKHIRVENNQPVIEDITREYNKGMWTIGYTGQSPERLKEHQQNWHTFHKTTLEAEGGPANGETYGLPWPCWGTPEMKHPGTHILYDTSKTVAQGGGNFRARFGVERNGESLLADDSYSLGCELEDGYPEFTDKMLKQLGWWDDLTAEEKAQAEGKNWKTDLSGGIQRVAIKHGCIPFGNAKARTVVWTFPDAVPLHREPLYTPRRDLVTDYPTWNDSEAMFRLPTLYKSIQDKDMSGEYPIVLTSGRLVEYEGGGDETRSNPWLAELQQEMFVEVNPKDANDIGFKDGEMVWVEGAEKGRIHVKAMVTPRVKPGMAFIPFHFGGKFQGEDLRGRYPEGCAPFVSGEAANTATTYGYDPVTQMQETKVTLCKISKA
- a CDS encoding molecular chaperone; translated protein: MESVLQTRQEESALRVEIYGLLAHLFRKAPDQTVLDWFSALDVEANQHAGSQNTMAAAWPVVKLAAQTTSVLAVEEEYQDLFIGIGRGEIVPFGSWYLTGSMMEMPLAHLRRDLAQLGFQRDESVKEPEDHIAALLEVMAMLVEGGDKHLQQVFFNRHIATWFERLCKDLKVASSAVFYSAVAELALQFLLVEKTRLVEVN